A stretch of Paenibacillus sp. URB8-2 DNA encodes these proteins:
- a CDS encoding glycerol dehydrogenase produces MGQIRNSIRGFLAPGKYIQGYGELNKLEGYARSFGSNFIAFIDTFLFETFSAKLSGVFASSSIRCERFEGQVSDENAERYIEISRGGNYDAIIGIGGGRTLDMAKLVAHMLKLPLIIVPTSAATDAPTSALSVIYSPAGEHIREVFYDKGPDIVLVDSEIIAKAPIRLLVAGMGDALATYYEARACRESDSFNNLKGEFKRTLASYAIAKECLRVLMREGLHAKLDAEAGICSPAVENIIEVNTLLSGIGAESNGAAGAHAFHDGFTAVEECKPYLHGERVAFGVLCQLVLENRDKGELEEVIRFNLSIGLPVTLQDIGIAEPEPSVIRTAAKAALHSPLILREPLDLTEDMLYHAIYSAHVLGNYYKKQAAQK; encoded by the coding sequence GTGGGACAAATCCGAAACAGTATACGAGGTTTTCTGGCTCCGGGAAAATACATTCAAGGCTATGGGGAACTGAACAAGCTGGAAGGCTACGCCCGTTCGTTCGGCTCGAATTTTATCGCGTTTATCGACACTTTTCTGTTCGAGACGTTCTCGGCCAAATTGTCCGGCGTGTTCGCGTCATCTTCAATCCGCTGTGAACGGTTTGAGGGGCAGGTTTCCGATGAAAATGCGGAGCGGTATATTGAAATTTCCCGTGGCGGGAACTATGACGCCATAATTGGCATTGGCGGAGGAAGAACGCTGGATATGGCCAAGCTGGTAGCCCATATGCTCAAACTGCCTTTAATCATCGTTCCGACTTCCGCGGCAACCGATGCGCCCACCAGCGCATTGTCGGTCATTTATTCACCGGCGGGGGAACACATCCGCGAGGTGTTCTATGACAAAGGACCTGACATTGTGCTGGTTGATTCCGAAATCATCGCCAAGGCTCCGATCCGCTTGCTGGTTGCCGGGATGGGCGATGCGCTGGCTACTTACTACGAAGCACGGGCCTGCCGGGAATCCGATTCGTTCAACAATCTCAAGGGAGAGTTTAAACGGACGCTGGCTTCTTACGCGATTGCGAAGGAATGCTTGCGCGTTCTGATGCGGGAAGGCTTGCACGCGAAGCTGGATGCGGAAGCGGGCATCTGCTCCCCTGCCGTGGAGAATATTATCGAGGTGAATACGCTTTTAAGCGGTATAGGGGCTGAAAGCAACGGAGCGGCGGGAGCCCACGCGTTTCATGATGGCTTTACCGCTGTGGAAGAATGCAAGCCGTATTTGCACGGGGAGCGCGTAGCCTTTGGAGTGCTGTGCCAACTGGTGCTGGAGAATCGGGACAAGGGCGAGCTTGAAGAGGTCATCCGGTTCAATCTTAGCATTGGCTTGCCTGTAACCCTGCAGGATATCGGGATTGCTGAGCCTGAGCCTTCGGTTATCCGAACAGCCGCGAAAGCTGCACTGCATTCTCCGCTTATTTTGCGCGAACCGCTTGACCTGACTGAAGATATGCTATATCACGCCATTTATTCCGCACATGTATTAGGGAATTATTATAAAAAGCAAGCTGCCCAGAAGTGA
- a CDS encoding IclR family transcriptional regulator, whose protein sequence is MKLILYIFWKVFWGVKVITAEVGTLKKGLDIIKLLIQYPSLTVQEIMDALGCNKSTTYRLVSTLEKNEFIARNEHHRYQISDSFTLSLMARNQPMPNDLNWVAVPAMSHLSRITNESVYVGILRGTEVMTTQVVSGQYTTRSHSEIGSKSNINHDAIGKCILAFQKEDVQRRIIQAMPFVERTEHTIIDRHQLEEELRRIKESGYALDNEEGEIGVRCIAAPIVKNGKVFAAVALSGPSVRLSKEKDETHIRLVRQCADEISQTLADTDLLLDISD, encoded by the coding sequence ATGAAGCTTATCCTTTATATATTTTGGAAAGTTTTTTGGGGGGTAAAGGTTATTACTGCGGAAGTCGGAACGTTAAAAAAAGGATTGGATATTATCAAGCTGCTGATTCAGTACCCGTCTCTGACGGTCCAAGAGATTATGGACGCGCTTGGATGCAACAAAAGTACAACCTATCGGCTGGTCAGCACACTGGAGAAAAACGAATTTATCGCCCGGAACGAGCATCACAGGTATCAAATTTCCGATAGCTTCACTCTCAGCCTGATGGCAAGGAATCAGCCGATGCCGAATGATCTCAATTGGGTCGCCGTACCGGCGATGTCCCATTTAAGCCGGATTACGAACGAATCGGTATATGTCGGAATTTTAAGGGGAACCGAGGTTATGACTACCCAGGTGGTAAGCGGCCAATACACGACAAGATCCCACTCGGAGATTGGCAGCAAGAGCAACATTAATCATGACGCCATTGGGAAGTGCATCCTGGCTTTTCAGAAAGAAGACGTTCAGCGGCGAATCATCCAGGCTATGCCTTTCGTAGAGCGGACGGAACATACCATCATTGACCGACATCAGCTTGAGGAAGAATTGCGCCGGATCAAGGAGTCCGGATATGCGCTTGACAATGAGGAAGGCGAAATCGGCGTCCGCTGCATAGCCGCTCCAATCGTGAAAAATGGTAAAGTGTTCGCGGCCGTGGCATTGTCCGGGCCGTCCGTCCGACTCTCGAAGGAGAAAGACGAAACGCATATCCGGCTGGTCCGACAATGCGCCGACGAAATCTCCCAGACGCTGGCGGATACGGATCTCTTATTGGATATTTCGGATTAA
- a CDS encoding uroporphyrinogen decarboxylase family protein, which produces MRPYERLKAMLEGKQIDRPGAALWKHISLVDRDPVEFVNHTIRLQESNDWDFVKLGYNGFYFVEGWGAQLKWPRTEVEANNMYNSPPYLKYVIDDPCEWDSFKPISVKTGPLAREIEATKRIVDHFKGDVPVLPTIFSPLTSAQEMTGSYVRPHMIMAQLRYHPERVHKALGIITEVTLEFIEELIKAGVDGIFFATQFTLADLISPAAHSEFGRAYDLAVLNALKGRTWFNMVHLHGTGELMFDEIKDYPVQAFNWEDRRTSLSLKKAREKTDKILIGGIEQVEDFLQPDRAVLKERMRGRVRDVLEQTSDNKVIIAPGCTVPSHVPESSFSVLKEAVEEFGY; this is translated from the coding sequence ATGAGACCTTACGAAAGACTGAAAGCCATGCTGGAAGGCAAACAGATTGACCGGCCGGGTGCGGCCCTGTGGAAGCATATTTCTCTGGTCGACAGGGACCCGGTTGAATTCGTCAACCACACCATTCGGTTGCAGGAGAGCAATGACTGGGATTTTGTCAAATTGGGCTATAACGGTTTCTACTTTGTTGAAGGCTGGGGCGCTCAATTGAAGTGGCCACGGACGGAAGTGGAAGCTAATAACATGTACAATTCCCCGCCTTACCTCAAATACGTCATTGACGATCCTTGCGAGTGGGATAGCTTTAAGCCGATTTCAGTGAAAACAGGCCCTCTAGCGAGGGAGATCGAAGCAACCAAACGAATTGTGGATCATTTCAAGGGAGATGTGCCGGTGCTGCCGACGATATTCAGTCCGCTGACATCGGCGCAGGAGATGACGGGGTCTTATGTAAGGCCGCATATGATTATGGCGCAGCTCCGCTATCATCCGGAAAGAGTGCATAAAGCGCTCGGGATCATTACAGAAGTAACCTTGGAATTTATTGAAGAACTGATTAAAGCCGGCGTTGACGGGATTTTCTTCGCAACGCAGTTCACGCTTGCGGATTTGATCTCCCCGGCGGCCCACAGCGAGTTTGGAAGAGCATACGATCTTGCCGTACTAAACGCCTTGAAGGGAAGAACATGGTTCAATATGGTTCATCTGCATGGTACGGGTGAATTGATGTTCGATGAAATCAAGGACTATCCGGTACAAGCCTTCAATTGGGAGGATAGAAGAACGAGTCTCAGCCTGAAAAAAGCCAGAGAGAAGACGGATAAAATTCTCATCGGCGGAATCGAGCAAGTGGAGGATTTCCTTCAGCCGGACCGGGCCGTGCTAAAAGAACGAATGAGAGGCCGTGTACGGGACGTGCTGGAGCAGACGAGCGACAACAAGGTCATCATCGCTCCCGGGTGTACTGTTCCGTCGCATGTGCCGGAGAGCAGCTTCAGCGTGTTAAAGGAAGCGGTGGAAGAGTTTGGATATTAG
- a CDS encoding Gfo/Idh/MocA family protein — protein MVRIGIIGCGSITRNRHAPEYSANPQAIIAGYYDHNRDRAELLAESYGGKVYDSAEELLMSDDIHAVSVCTSNATHAAITIQALESGKHVLCEKPMAVTLEECARMAETSERTGKYLMIAHNQRLTYGHAKAKEILQSGEMGKILSFSTVLAHPGPEHYSAAQGKHTWYLKQSLASLGAMGDLGIHKADLIRWLTGEEITEVSSFNATRDKTDENGELAEVNDNAVCLLRSESGIIGTLAVSYSNYGDWDSRTVIYCANGVMICGGNPDSSVEIVRRNNERILYKPEVSPGGQARINSRVIDTFVDCIVNRKPPEISGREGMAAMKIVLGCMESARKGSSVRI, from the coding sequence GTGGTAAGGATAGGGATTATCGGCTGCGGATCGATCACCCGGAACAGGCATGCTCCGGAATACTCCGCTAATCCCCAGGCGATCATCGCAGGCTATTACGACCACAACCGGGATCGGGCCGAACTGCTTGCGGAAAGCTACGGCGGCAAGGTCTATGATTCCGCAGAGGAGCTGCTCATGAGCGATGATATCCATGCGGTAAGCGTCTGCACCTCCAATGCGACCCACGCCGCGATTACGATACAGGCGCTTGAATCGGGCAAGCATGTCTTGTGTGAGAAGCCTATGGCTGTAACGCTGGAGGAATGCGCGAGAATGGCGGAGACTTCGGAACGCACCGGCAAGTATCTGATGATTGCCCACAACCAGCGGCTGACCTATGGCCATGCCAAAGCGAAAGAAATCCTGCAAAGCGGTGAAATGGGGAAGATTCTCTCCTTCAGTACGGTGCTGGCACATCCCGGACCGGAGCATTACAGCGCCGCTCAAGGAAAGCATACATGGTATCTCAAGCAATCACTTGCTTCACTCGGGGCAATGGGCGATCTGGGCATCCATAAGGCGGACCTGATCCGGTGGCTGACCGGCGAGGAAATTACGGAAGTGTCTTCCTTCAACGCCACTCGCGACAAGACCGATGAGAATGGAGAATTGGCGGAGGTGAACGACAACGCCGTCTGTCTGCTGCGGTCGGAAAGCGGCATAATCGGCACGCTGGCGGTCAGCTACAGCAATTACGGTGATTGGGACAGCCGCACCGTCATATACTGCGCCAACGGCGTGATGATATGCGGCGGCAACCCGGATTCCTCCGTCGAAATCGTCCGAAGAAACAACGAGCGAATCCTATATAAGCCGGAAGTTTCGCCCGGAGGCCAAGCGCGGATCAATTCTCGCGTGATCGACACCTTTGTGGATTGCATCGTGAACCGCAAGCCGCCTGAAATTTCCGGCAGAGAAGGGATGGCGGCGATGAAGATTGTCCTGGGCTGCATGGAATCCGCCCGGAAAGGGAGTTCGGTCCGTATCTGA
- a CDS encoding helix-turn-helix transcriptional regulator — translation MKPNRAIEKYVPLVDFIAIMLGDNCEVVLHDLTNPEASIVAIRNGQLSGRRVGGPSTDLVLKVMQDKIYKDRDYIVNYKASGKFTTFRSSSYFIRDDQDEITGMLCVNINIEPYVKTKELLNSMAFISQDLAYGAEAMQDHAVEPPVKEQLHENVDDLFATLITEAVDTIGIITDRMKSDEKLDVIRHLLDKGFFQLKGAVKEVAKVLEISEPTVYRYLNKIKE, via the coding sequence TTGAAACCGAATCGCGCGATTGAAAAATATGTGCCATTGGTCGATTTTATCGCAATTATGCTGGGAGACAATTGTGAGGTCGTTCTTCACGATCTGACCAACCCAGAGGCGTCGATTGTCGCCATCCGCAACGGACAGCTAAGCGGACGAAGAGTAGGAGGGCCGTCGACGGACCTTGTATTGAAGGTGATGCAGGACAAAATTTATAAAGACCGGGACTATATTGTGAATTATAAAGCTTCCGGCAAGTTCACGACCTTCCGTTCTTCCAGTTATTTTATCCGGGACGATCAAGACGAGATTACCGGAATGCTGTGCGTCAACATCAATATAGAGCCTTATGTGAAGACGAAAGAGCTTCTCAATAGCATGGCATTTATTTCTCAGGACTTGGCTTATGGTGCGGAGGCCATGCAAGATCATGCGGTGGAACCGCCGGTCAAGGAGCAGCTTCATGAGAACGTTGACGATCTCTTTGCAACATTAATCACGGAGGCCGTCGACACGATCGGAATCATCACGGACCGGATGAAGAGCGATGAGAAGCTGGATGTGATTCGGCACTTGCTGGACAAAGGATTCTTTCAATTAAAGGGTGCGGTAAAAGAAGTAGCTAAAGTGCTGGAGATTTCCGAGCCTACCGTCTACCGTTACCTGAACAAAATTAAGGAATAA
- a CDS encoding ABC transporter substrate-binding protein, which translates to MKKKSKMLGLLISICLMLSVLAGCGANSEANNEQAGSDTGKSYKLAFFGPLSGDAMQYGVAIKDAVELEIKKVNDEGGINGVPVELKVFDDKNDPKESVNIANKIVSDPEILVAIGSFSSSCSLAAAPVFQKNQVPLFSPTASHPDFPFAGDYMFTLAMTQKLESKKFAEFVIDQFGQKKVATIYQNTDYGVTANEIFVNRIKELGGEVTGSEQFISGQTKDYSPLISKIKAQQPDIFYVIGTYSEAAQIIQQAKALDLKAQYIGNGQLIREDFLKLVGANGEGLVVMSSIPVFLSSTLKNQTLDAKTETFVTDFKNAYQAEADGFSAMGYDSASLIVNAILKAGDDKKGIRDALAQTKEYAGVSGNLSFMDTREVERSLINYRIKDGTFIPYVRE; encoded by the coding sequence ATGAAGAAAAAAAGTAAAATGCTCGGCTTGTTGATCAGTATCTGCTTAATGCTGTCCGTACTGGCAGGCTGCGGCGCCAATTCCGAAGCCAACAATGAACAGGCCGGATCGGATACGGGCAAGTCGTATAAGCTGGCCTTCTTCGGACCTTTGTCGGGGGATGCGATGCAGTATGGAGTTGCCATTAAAGACGCGGTCGAGCTGGAAATCAAAAAAGTGAACGACGAGGGAGGTATAAATGGCGTACCGGTCGAGCTGAAAGTCTTCGATGACAAAAATGACCCCAAGGAATCCGTGAATATCGCCAATAAAATCGTCTCCGACCCCGAAATTCTTGTTGCAATCGGCAGCTTCTCGTCCAGTTGCAGTTTGGCGGCGGCGCCGGTCTTCCAAAAAAATCAGGTTCCCCTGTTCTCGCCGACCGCTTCGCATCCCGACTTCCCGTTCGCGGGTGACTATATGTTCACCTTGGCTATGACCCAGAAGCTGGAGTCCAAGAAGTTCGCGGAATTTGTCATTGACCAATTCGGTCAAAAGAAAGTGGCCACCATTTATCAAAATACGGATTACGGCGTAACGGCCAACGAGATCTTCGTGAACCGGATTAAAGAGCTTGGCGGCGAAGTGACCGGCTCCGAGCAATTCATCTCCGGCCAAACGAAGGATTACAGTCCACTCATTTCCAAAATTAAAGCCCAACAACCGGATATTTTCTATGTCATCGGAACCTATTCGGAAGCCGCGCAGATTATCCAGCAAGCCAAGGCGCTTGATCTGAAGGCGCAATATATCGGAAACGGCCAACTGATCCGGGAAGATTTCCTGAAGCTTGTCGGAGCCAACGGCGAAGGTCTGGTCGTTATGAGCAGCATCCCGGTATTTCTGTCGTCAACGCTGAAGAATCAGACACTGGATGCCAAAACGGAAACGTTCGTTACCGATTTCAAGAACGCCTATCAAGCCGAAGCGGACGGGTTCTCCGCAATGGGCTATGACTCGGCTTCACTCATTGTCAATGCGATTCTGAAGGCCGGAGATGACAAGAAGGGCATCCGGGACGCGCTTGCCCAAACGAAGGAATACGCCGGTGTCTCGGGCAATCTCTCGTTCATGGATACAAGAGAAGTGGAAAGAAGCCTGATCAATTACAGGATTAAAGACGGAACATTTATTCCCTACGTCCGGGAATAG
- a CDS encoding branched-chain amino acid ABC transporter permease, giving the protein MFIQQLVNGLTIGSTYALVAIGFTLIFGVLELINFAHGSFYMVGAYFTLMLTLAMGGNFVLAFIISLALTGALGAMMDHFALRRIRERRATKDAALISTIGIATVIDHSVLEFFGSETKSFPAVLNLGKITIGNTIISYMQIIIFAVAVVLMGLLTFILYKTRIGKAMRAVSQNMDAAKLMGINVNFVISFTFLVASVLAAVAGTMVGMYYQAIEVTMGFAIGMKSFAAAVLGGISVLPGAMLGGLIIGVVEALGASINSGYRDAIAFAVLIIVLIFKPSGLLGKKHNNKV; this is encoded by the coding sequence TTGTTTATTCAACAATTGGTGAATGGACTCACAATCGGAAGCACCTACGCGCTCGTCGCCATAGGGTTTACGCTGATCTTCGGCGTGCTTGAGCTGATCAACTTTGCCCACGGTTCCTTCTATATGGTCGGCGCTTATTTCACGCTGATGCTAACGCTTGCCATGGGAGGGAATTTTGTTCTGGCTTTTATCATCAGCCTGGCGCTTACCGGCGCGCTGGGCGCCATGATGGATCATTTCGCGCTGCGGAGAATCCGTGAGCGAAGAGCGACGAAGGACGCGGCGCTAATCAGCACGATCGGGATCGCGACAGTCATCGACCATTCGGTGCTGGAGTTCTTCGGAAGCGAAACGAAAAGCTTCCCCGCTGTTCTTAATCTTGGAAAAATTACAATAGGCAACACAATCATCAGTTACATGCAGATCATCATATTTGCCGTTGCCGTCGTTCTGATGGGCTTGCTCACCTTTATTCTGTACAAGACCCGGATCGGCAAGGCCATGCGCGCGGTCTCGCAAAATATGGATGCCGCCAAGCTGATGGGGATCAACGTGAATTTTGTAATCAGCTTTACTTTCCTGGTGGCTTCGGTGCTGGCAGCGGTCGCGGGTACGATGGTCGGCATGTATTATCAGGCGATTGAAGTAACGATGGGTTTCGCCATCGGCATGAAATCATTCGCGGCGGCCGTGCTGGGCGGCATCAGCGTGCTGCCCGGCGCTATGCTTGGCGGTCTAATTATAGGCGTTGTCGAAGCCCTGGGCGCATCCATCAACTCCGGATACCGGGACGCTATCGCGTTCGCCGTATTAATTATCGTGCTTATCTTCAAGCCTTCCGGCCTTCTAGGTAAAAAACACAATAATAAAGTGTAG
- a CDS encoding branched-chain amino acid ABC transporter permease produces the protein MNRILAFLARNQLLLSLIGLVLALLFPLVFPSQYSIRMATLCGMYIMLALSLNLITGYSGQVSLGHAAFFGIGAYTAAILATRFGLNFLFTFIAAAIVAGLAAFLLGLPTLKLKGHYLAMVTLGFCEIVRLVEMNWMGLTRGPLGILNIPPPSLWGFTIDAPIEYYYFIVVLVVLTIKIVQNIIDSRVGKGLVAISEDEIAAEAMGVNILRYKVMVFVISAALAGFAGAFYAQYMSYIDPTSFGTDQSISIFIMIIFGGLASIPGTIIGVIVLTLLPEFLRGLMDFRLIIYGLILIAMMLVKPEGLLGNINFTRIKKATEGKKAGELK, from the coding sequence ATGAATCGGATACTTGCATTTCTGGCCAGGAATCAGTTGCTCTTATCCCTGATCGGCCTTGTTCTTGCCTTGCTCTTTCCTTTGGTCTTCCCGTCCCAGTATTCCATCCGGATGGCGACATTGTGCGGGATGTATATTATGCTGGCGCTTAGCCTGAATCTGATTACCGGGTATTCCGGCCAGGTGTCCCTGGGCCATGCGGCGTTCTTTGGCATAGGCGCTTATACTGCGGCCATCCTGGCAACCCGGTTTGGCCTGAATTTTCTTTTCACCTTCATCGCGGCGGCGATTGTCGCCGGGCTGGCCGCTTTTCTGCTGGGGCTGCCCACCTTGAAACTAAAGGGTCATTATCTCGCCATGGTCACGTTGGGATTTTGTGAGATCGTGAGGCTGGTCGAGATGAACTGGATGGGGCTAACCCGGGGACCGCTGGGAATATTAAATATTCCGCCGCCTTCGCTATGGGGATTTACGATCGACGCCCCGATTGAATATTACTATTTCATTGTTGTTCTGGTCGTGCTGACCATTAAGATTGTCCAGAATATCATCGATTCCAGAGTCGGCAAAGGACTTGTCGCGATCAGCGAAGATGAAATCGCCGCTGAAGCGATGGGCGTTAACATTCTGCGGTACAAGGTGATGGTGTTTGTCATTTCGGCCGCATTGGCCGGATTTGCCGGTGCTTTCTATGCGCAGTACATGAGCTATATTGACCCAACGAGTTTTGGAACCGACCAGTCCATATCCATTTTTATTATGATCATTTTCGGCGGCCTTGCCAGTATACCGGGAACGATTATCGGTGTTATTGTTCTTACACTGTTGCCTGAGTTTCTGCGCGGACTGATGGATTTCCGATTGATTATTTATGGACTTATTCTGATTGCCATGATGCTGGTGAAGCCGGAAGGATTGTTGGGAAATATAAATTTCACACGGATAAAAAAGGCCACGGAGGGAAAAAAGGCGGGTGAACTCAAATGA
- a CDS encoding ABC transporter ATP-binding protein: MKPLLGIENVTQRFGGLVAVSDVSFQIFENEIIGVIGPNGAGKTTLFNIITGIYKPTEGKVIYDEGNIAGFKPHQITQSGLARTFQNIRLFQNMTVLENVMVGMHTRTKANLFDAVFRTARLKKEQQEAAKKAEYYLRLVDLYEHRHSAAKNLPYGSQRKLEIARAMASEPKLLLLDEPAAGMNEQETAELMAFIAKLKALGYTILLIEHDMKLVMNICERIIVFDHGCLIAEGEPEVIKKEPKVIEAYLGKEA; this comes from the coding sequence ATGAAGCCTTTGCTGGGTATTGAGAATGTAACGCAAAGATTCGGTGGTCTGGTTGCGGTTTCCGATGTAAGCTTTCAAATCTTTGAGAACGAGATTATCGGGGTGATCGGCCCGAATGGCGCGGGGAAGACGACCCTGTTCAACATCATTACGGGCATCTACAAGCCGACAGAAGGCAAGGTTATATATGACGAAGGCAATATCGCCGGATTCAAGCCGCATCAGATTACACAGAGCGGGCTCGCGCGGACATTTCAGAACATAAGATTGTTTCAAAATATGACCGTGCTGGAAAATGTGATGGTCGGCATGCATACACGGACGAAGGCGAACCTGTTCGATGCCGTATTCCGCACCGCGCGCTTGAAGAAGGAGCAGCAGGAGGCGGCCAAAAAGGCCGAGTATTATCTGAGACTCGTCGATTTGTATGAACACAGGCACAGTGCGGCCAAAAATCTGCCCTATGGCTCCCAGAGAAAGCTGGAAATTGCCAGAGCAATGGCTAGCGAGCCCAAGCTGCTTCTGCTGGATGAGCCGGCGGCCGGCATGAATGAACAGGAAACCGCGGAGCTTATGGCCTTTATTGCCAAGCTCAAGGCTTTGGGCTATACGATTCTGCTAATCGAACACGACATGAAGCTGGTCATGAACATATGCGAACGAATCATCGTCTTTGACCACGGATGCCTGATCGCGGAAGGCGAGCCGGAAGTCATCAAGAAGGAGCCCAAAGTCATTGAGGCGTACCTGGGGAAGGAGGCGTGA
- a CDS encoding ABC transporter ATP-binding protein codes for MAFLKIENLTVNYGNIKALKGIDIEVEKNEIVTLIGSNGAGKTTTMNTIAGLKRSSGGRIMFDGEDITQMGTPQIVKKGLTLSPEGRQVFPKLSVFENIELGAYTRSKKERDEMLEVVYDLFPKLKERRSQSAGTLSGGEQQMLAVGRALMCKPKLLMLDEPSLGLAPLIVKEIFDLIVKINKLGTTILLVEQNARMALAISQRGYVLETGKIILKADADYLLNSEEVKNAYLGGV; via the coding sequence ATGGCCTTTTTGAAAATTGAAAATCTGACGGTCAATTACGGCAATATCAAAGCGTTGAAAGGGATTGACATCGAGGTTGAGAAGAACGAAATTGTGACACTGATCGGAAGCAACGGAGCCGGCAAAACGACAACCATGAACACCATCGCGGGCCTGAAGCGTTCATCTGGAGGCAGAATCATGTTCGACGGTGAAGACATCACCCAAATGGGCACGCCGCAAATCGTAAAGAAAGGACTTACCCTGTCGCCCGAAGGCCGCCAGGTGTTCCCAAAGCTGTCGGTATTCGAGAACATTGAACTCGGGGCCTACACGCGAAGCAAAAAAGAGAGAGATGAAATGCTGGAAGTGGTGTATGACCTGTTTCCAAAGCTGAAGGAAAGACGGAGCCAATCAGCAGGAACGCTGTCGGGGGGAGAACAGCAGATGCTGGCTGTCGGAAGAGCACTCATGTGTAAGCCGAAGCTGCTTATGCTGGACGAGCCGTCGCTCGGCTTGGCGCCTCTGATCGTAAAGGAAATCTTCGATCTGATTGTCAAGATCAATAAATTGGGCACGACCATTCTGCTGGTTGAACAGAACGCCCGGATGGCGCTGGCCATCTCCCAAAGAGGCTACGTTCTGGAGACCGGAAAGATTATTCTGAAGGCGGACGCCGATTATTTGTTAAACAGCGAAGAGGTCAAGAACGCCTATCTTGGCGGAGTATAA
- a CDS encoding trans-sulfuration enzyme family protein, with translation MTVHTEDELHEETLLLHSGEDKSNFYYNAVVPPIFQTSLFSSGTYEEFRDAINHENGSYCYTRYGNPNFDIVCDKIASLEQGDGAVLTSSGVSALTIAIMANAEIGMHVVAIDNLYGPTRSFLEHLKEVLRIQVTYVSGESLEEIEAAMTSATRLVVLESPVSTTFGVQDLRGIAALCKPRGIVTLIDNSYSTPLLQKPLNLGIDIVVHSATKFLSGHSDTIGGVIVSREPHLKRIRKQHKLIGSSPSPFEAWLILRGLRTLPIRMKEHARNALAVAEFLESHPKIGRVRYPALQSFPQYELARSQMSGFAGLFSFEINTAKENMPQFFNALHLIKLGLSWGGFESICVPPLVSFGKGIDEEAFAKRGITHQLVRLHVGLENPDDLIHELDRALKEV, from the coding sequence ATGACCGTACACACGGAAGACGAACTCCATGAAGAAACCCTATTGCTTCATTCGGGCGAGGATAAGAGTAATTTCTATTATAATGCCGTCGTACCACCCATTTTCCAGACGTCGTTATTTTCCAGTGGAACGTATGAGGAATTCCGGGATGCAATCAATCATGAGAACGGCAGCTATTGTTATACCCGCTACGGCAACCCCAATTTCGATATTGTATGCGATAAAATTGCCAGCCTGGAGCAGGGGGACGGAGCCGTTCTGACAAGTTCGGGCGTGTCCGCGCTTACCATCGCGATTATGGCGAATGCCGAAATCGGGATGCATGTCGTGGCTATTGATAATCTGTACGGCCCGACCCGCAGCTTTCTGGAGCATCTAAAGGAGGTTCTCCGCATCCAGGTTACCTATGTGTCCGGCGAGTCCCTGGAAGAGATTGAAGCGGCCATGACTTCCGCCACACGCCTGGTTGTACTGGAAAGTCCAGTAAGCACCACTTTCGGCGTACAGGATTTACGGGGCATTGCCGCGTTATGCAAGCCAAGAGGGATTGTGACGCTGATTGATAATTCGTATTCCACCCCGCTGCTTCAGAAGCCGCTCAATCTGGGGATCGATATCGTCGTCCATTCCGCGACCAAATTTTTAAGCGGCCACAGCGATACGATCGGCGGAGTCATTGTGTCGAGGGAACCGCATCTGAAGCGGATTCGCAAGCAGCACAAACTGATCGGTTCGTCACCGTCGCCATTTGAAGCGTGGTTAATACTGAGGGGCTTGCGTACGCTCCCTATCCGAATGAAGGAGCATGCCCGCAACGCGCTGGCCGTGGCTGAATTTCTGGAATCGCACCCGAAGATCGGGCGGGTAAGATATCCGGCCCTGCAGTCCTTTCCCCAGTATGAGCTTGCCCGCAGTCAAATGAGCGGATTCGCCGGCTTGTTCAGCTTCGAGATCAACACGGCGAAAGAAAATATGCCCCAATTCTTCAACGCCCTGCATCTGATTAAGCTTGGGCTGAGCTGGGGCGGATTCGAATCGATTTGTGTCCCTCCCCTTGTAAGCTTTGGTAAAGGGATCGACGAGGAAGCGTTCGCGAAGCGAGGCATTACCCACCAACTGGTCCGTCTGCATGTGGGATTGGAAAATCCCGATGATTTGATCCATGAGCTTGACCGGGCGCTGAAAGAGGTTTAA